The segment TTGGCCATGAAGGTGGCGGCGAAACCGTGTTTGCGGGCGATGCCGCGCACCAGCCGCTTGAACAGCACCGCGTCGTCGGCGGCCTCCAGCGTGTCGGCGACATGCAGCAGGTTGATCTCGAACTGGCCGGCGCCGTTTTCCGAGATCGCCGCATCGGCCGGGATCCCCTGCGCGGCGCAGCAGTCATAGACCTCGTTCAGGAAGGCGTCGAAATGCTGCAGCTCGTCCAGAGACAGCGCGCCGTCCGAATCCAGCCGCTTGCCGGTGATCGGGGAACGCGGCGGCTGCGGCACCGAGCCCGAGGGGTCGACGACGTAGAATTCCAGCTCGGTCGCCACCACCGGCGTCAGGCCCCGCGCCCGGTAACGCTCGACCACCTCGGCCAGCGCCCGGCGCGGATCGCCCGGAAAGGGCGTGCCGTCCTCTTGCCGCATCCACAGCTGGGCGAAGGCGGCAGGCCGCGAGGTCCAGTCCACCGGGCTCAGCGGCCGGCCGGTGAATTCGCAGATCCCGTCCGCATCGCCGGTGTCCCAGACCAGCTCGTTGCCCTCGATATCCTCGCCCCAGATGTCCATGCCCAGCAGCGACAGCGGCATGCGCAGCGCGCCCGAGGTGATCTTGTCCAGCTGGTCGACCGGCACGCGCTTGCCGCGCATCACGCCGTTCAAGTCGCAGATGCAGGCAAAGATCGTCTCGATCTCCGGCCGGTCGGCAAGCCAGGCCGTGGCATCCACGGTGGTCATGATCGTGCTCCTACCAGATCACATCTGGAATTTTGTGATATCATTTCTTATGATGTGATGGATTATCGCCTTGAGTCAAGCCGGCGTCTGCGTCATTCTGGCCGCCCCTGCCCCAGCCCGAGCGCCTGCCATGGTCCAGCCCCTGCTTCCCGAGATCCCGCGCAGCGCGGCGATGACGACGCAGGAATATGCCTATGGCCGGCTGCGCAATGCGGTCATGGTCGGCGCGCTGCGACCCGGCACGGCGCTGACCTTCCGCGGCCTGGCCGAACAGATGGGGCTGAGCCCGACGCCGATCCGCGAAGCGGTCCGGCGGCTGAGCTCCGAACATGCCATCGAGGTGCTGGGCAACCGCCGGCTGCGGGTGCCCGAGATGACGCCGGGCCGGTTCGAGGAACTGGTGCAACTGCGCATCGCACTGGAGACCCATGCCGCCGCCCGCGCCTTCCCCTGGATCTCGGACATCGCCATCGATCGGCTGGCCGGAATCGACGCATGCATGGACGTCGCCCTGGCCGGCCATGATCTCGACGGGTTGACGCGGCTGAACCAGGACTTTCACAAGATGCTTTACGGGCTGAACCCCGACCAGGCGGCGATGCCGCTGATCGAAAGCATCTGGCTGCAGCTCGGCCCCTTCCAGCGCCGGGCGATCGAGCATCTGGCCGGGATCACCGCCGCCGACCACCACAAGGAAATGCTGGGCGCCATGCGGGACCGCGACCTGCCCGCATTGTGCGCGGCCATCGAGGCCGATGTGCATGACGGCTCGGTCCGCGCCGGCCGGATGATGCTCGCGCAGGCCCCGAGCCATCGCTGAAACCGGGGTCGGCGGCTTGCCGCGCATGGCCGCCGCCGTCCTACAATTTCGCGGCATCACCGCTAAACCCGCGGCTGCCGGCGCGTTATTCTGCACCAGAAGCCCTGCCATGGAGATCCAGAATGAAACGCCCCTTCCGGCTTGCCCTGATCCTTGCGCTGGCCGGCAGCCTTGCCACCCCCGCACTGGCCGACCGGGATCGCGGCCGCGACCGGCATGACCGACAAGAACGCCACCACCACCAGCGCCACGACGACGACCGCCGCCACCATCACCGGCAGGAGGTCCGCTGGCACTGCCCGCCGGGCCTGATGAAAAAGGACCGGGCCTGCGTGCCGCCCGGCCAGGCCCGCAAGCATTCCCGCCACAATCCGCGGGTCGGGGAATATCTGCGCGCCGGCGATTACCGGTTCATCGGCGATCCGCGGCGCTACGCGCTGGAACAGCGCCGCGGCTGGGATTATTACCGCGACGACGACCGGATCTATCGGGTGGACAGCAGCACCCGCCGAATCCTGGCGGTGCTGGAACTGATCAACGCCTTCTCGAACTGAAAAAGGCGTATGCAGGGGCCGGGCGTGGCCCGGCCCCGCGGTTTCACATGACCAGCGACCGACGGTGCTGCAGATGCCGCATGGCCAGCTTGCGGGATCGCCGCCCGCTGGGCAGCAGCCGCGCCGCCTCGGGCCGGAAGTCCTTATCCCGCAGTTCCGGGAACAGGACGAAGATCTCGGCGGCAGCGGCCGGTCCGACCGCCTTCAGCGCCTCGGTCCCGGTATACAGCGATTCCGTCTCGGCGCCGTTCGAGATCACCACCTCGTGCCGGTCGAACAGCATGTGGTAATAGTCGACCCGATCCAGTTCGGGGGCGATGTCGATGCCGTCCAGCAGCAGCAATTGCTTGGCCGCGACCAGAACCTCGGGCGCGCCGAACATCCGCTGCGCCACGGCCGAGCGGACCAGGATCCGGTGCTGCGGCGAGACCAGCAGATCGCACACCGGTCGGCCGGCGCCAAGCGCGCCTGCCCGAATGCGGATCGGCCGCAGATGCGGGGCCTGCAGCAGTTGCGTGGCCGACAGCTGGGTGCTGCCGATCCAGCGCAGCACCTGCGCACCATTGTCGCGGGTCATGACCAGATCGCCGGCCGCCAGCGTCTCGATGGCGACGGGACCGTTCGGCGTCTCGATCAGGGTGCCGCGGCAAAAACAGGGCACACCCTGGATGTTGTTGCTGCGGATGCTCAGCGTGCCGACCTCTTGGCCTTCGCTGTTGAGGACGCGATAGGACCAGTCCTTGTAGCCCGGATCCTCGCCGTCATCCTCGGCAAGATTGTCCACCTGCAGCGACCAGCCCTCGGGCAGGTTGACGATGGTATCGTCGATTTCATTATCGGCAGGCTGCGAATCGACGGTGATGGTGCCGCTGAACGACGGCCCGATATTCACCGTCACCTGGTCGTCGGTGCCGTTGTTTCCGACATTTTCATAAAACGATCCGAATCCATTCGCATTGATCGTGAAGTCCGCCATGGTTGGCCCTTTTCTGTTGCGTTGAGACTTCTTCAGACAGCGCG is part of the Paracoccus sp. TOH genome and harbors:
- a CDS encoding glutamine synthetase family protein, with product MTTVDATAWLADRPEIETIFACICDLNGVMRGKRVPVDQLDKITSGALRMPLSLLGMDIWGEDIEGNELVWDTGDADGICEFTGRPLSPVDWTSRPAAFAQLWMRQEDGTPFPGDPRRALAEVVERYRARGLTPVVATELEFYVVDPSGSVPQPPRSPITGKRLDSDGALSLDELQHFDAFLNEVYDCCAAQGIPADAAISENGAGQFEINLLHVADTLEAADDAVLFKRLVRGIARKHGFAATFMAKPYGERAGSGMHVHFSLNDAEGRNVFDDGGEAGTAILRHAVAGLIRTMQENALVFAPHENSFRRLLPGAHAPSAIAWGYENRTAAIRIPGGSPKARRIEHRVAGADANPYLVLASILGGALLGIENQWEPPPPITGDAYSLDLDSLPPDWASAIEAFSRGALVERIFSKRLRRMFVQCKQQELRRFTRHVTEFEYHSYLEAV
- a CDS encoding GntR family transcriptional regulator; its protein translation is MVQPLLPEIPRSAAMTTQEYAYGRLRNAVMVGALRPGTALTFRGLAEQMGLSPTPIREAVRRLSSEHAIEVLGNRRLRVPEMTPGRFEELVQLRIALETHAAARAFPWISDIAIDRLAGIDACMDVALAGHDLDGLTRLNQDFHKMLYGLNPDQAAMPLIESIWLQLGPFQRRAIEHLAGITAADHHKEMLGAMRDRDLPALCAAIEADVHDGSVRAGRMMLAQAPSHR
- a CDS encoding Hint domain-containing protein, producing the protein MADFTINANGFGSFYENVGNNGTDDQVTVNIGPSFSGTITVDSQPADNEIDDTIVNLPEGWSLQVDNLAEDDGEDPGYKDWSYRVLNSEGQEVGTLSIRSNNIQGVPCFCRGTLIETPNGPVAIETLAAGDLVMTRDNGAQVLRWIGSTQLSATQLLQAPHLRPIRIRAGALGAGRPVCDLLVSPQHRILVRSAVAQRMFGAPEVLVAAKQLLLLDGIDIAPELDRVDYYHMLFDRHEVVISNGAETESLYTGTEALKAVGPAAAAEIFVLFPELRDKDFRPEAARLLPSGRRSRKLAMRHLQHRRSLVM